The DNA region GTTTAACCTTACCTTGATATTCAGCCATGCTCATATGTATGCTATCCTTTCGGGTAGTACCTATCATAATAGTGCGTACTACTTTTTGATTTGCGTTCAGTTTATACTAACCTTACTTTGAAGTAAAGGAGAGAAAAACATGAATCAAAAAACAATACGCCTGGTCATGCCACAATGGCAAGGGGGCAATAACCCTAACTACTCTTTTGGAGCGGAACTGCTTGCCTGGCTGGCACCGGATAATGATCAACCGTTGATTCAAGTTCCCGTGCAAGCATATGATGGAACTCCACTGGAGAACGAAAATGGTATAAATGGCAGAAAACAATTAATTGAGCAATTGGAAGCAGCCGAGCATATCATTCAAGCTCACAAGCCTGACCGGATCGTCATGTTTGGGGGAGACTGCTTGGTCGAACAAGCCCCGTTTGCCTATTTAAACGAACGGTACAATGGAGAATTAGGATTGATCTGGATTGATGCACACAGTGATTTGGTTGGATATACGGGGTATGATAACGGACATACGTTACCACTGGGGAATCTATTGGGAGAAGGAGATCGGGAGTTTGCAAAACATGTAAAAATCCCTCTGAAACCTGAAAATGTATTTATCGCGGGGTTAGCAACGCCTACGGAACAAGAAAGTGAAGTGATTTCAGAAGCGTTTCAAAGATTGGGTATTACCACGGCAGAATCCGATACAGAAATGATTCAGAGATTGGGCATCAGAACAGCAGGAACCGAAGAACTTGCGAACAGTACCGAATCTATAAAAGAGTGGATCAAGGAAAGCGGCATTAAACAACTGGCTATCCACCTTGATCTGGATGTGCTTGATCCAAAGGCATTTCGTTCGTTATTATTCGCCAACCCTGAGGAGCCTTATCTCTTTTCTCCTGCCGGTACCATGCGATTCCCGCAGCTCCTTCATTTGATAAAAGAGCTGTCTGATCAAGCAGATGTCGTTGGGCTGGGTATAACCGAGCATATGCCATGGGACGCAATGAACTTAAAGAATCTACTTAAAGAAATACCTATTCTGAACCATTAATATAATAGTCGCTCCTGTAGCCTAATAAATGTATGAAACACAAAGAGCCGTATCTCAATACGGCTCTAGTCAATATAAGCTTATTGCACGATTGGAAGGGCACTTCACAGATATTCTTGCTTAAGAAGGTACGACTATATTCATAAGTGTATCTGCCAACCTTTGTTTTGCATTTTCCGTTGCGGCGGTCAGCGGCAGTCGCAGTTGGGAAGATGAAATAAGCTGTTGCTGAGCGAGCCACCATTTGATTAAAGCTGGAGCAGGTTCTGTAAACACTTGATGGATTAGCGGTTCCAATTGCTTAAAGCTGTTTCTTGACCCATTGATATCACCAGAAGCAAAGCGTTGATATACCTCCACGTACCGTTGGGTGTGTATACTCGCAGAAGCCAGCATGCCTCCTGCAGCGCCTTGGCAGAGCATGGCATGGAAATAAGCATCCTCTCCGCTTAGCACAGGCTTCATCTCATATTGAGATAGAGCCAATAACAGGTCCAAACCACCCGAACTATCCTTCAGACCAATAACCCCGTCCAGATCCATAACTTTTCGCACAGTATCCAAAGTCATTCGACTGCCGGTTCGAGCCGGAATCTCATAAACCATGATGGGCAATCCTGTCCGGGAAACGCTGGAAAAATGCGCTAGAATCCCTTCTTGGGTTGGTCTGTTGTAATAGGGAGTAACCACCAGTGCTGCATCCGCTCCTAATTCAGCAGCCATCTCGGTCCGTTTGATGGTGGAATAGGTATCATTTGTTCCTGTCCCAACGACGACGGGAATTGTTTTGTTCAAACGGATTAGAATTTCCTTCGTTGCCTGAACCATTTGCTTTACTTCATCCCATGAGACGGTCGGAGATTCTCCTGTCGTGCCGTTTACGACCAATCCCTGAATGTCATGATTGGCAAGATGGGTAATATACTTCCGATACGATTCAATATCCAGCTTGTTGTCATTCGAAAAAGGTGCAATTACCGGTATATAAATTCCATGAATTTGTTGTTCCTTCATCATAATCTGCTACCCCTTCACGTTATATTGAAACTACTGTATCATAGGAACCAACATCACAGTTATCTATAACAAATGATCGTTGTCATCAATATTTTCGATGAGGTGAGCAAGCTGGATTTAATTTATCTTCAAACGTTCAGAGAAGTCGCACTTCGCGAAAGCTTTACCAGAGCCGCAGAGGTGCTGGGTTATGCACAATCCAGTGTTACTACGCAAATTCAGAAGCTGGAAAAAGCATATGAAGTCAAATTGTTTGAACGCTATAGCAATAACAAAATTCGTCTGACTTCGGCTGGGGAAGAGCTGTTCAAGCTTGCCGGACAGATGTTGGAACTGTATGAACAATCCAAGGAAAAAATGGCGAAGCAGGGTGGGGGATCCTTGACGATTGGTACGATGGATTCTATCGCTTCTTACTTTTTACCTCCATATATGCAAGCCACCCGTAAGGAATACCCGGATCTCAACATACGACTGCATACGAATCGTGAGGGATTGATTTTGCATCAGGTCAGGGAAGGCGAAGCTGACATAGGGCTTATTCTCGCAGACGATTCGAGCGATCCAGCTTTGCAATGGATTACCATTCGCAAGGAACCGCTACTGCTGATTGTCCATCCTCATCATCCGCTTATCGGCAAAGAGCAGGTTGTGTTGAATGATCTAATGGATATGGAGTGGATCATGCCTGAAGATACCTGCAATTACAGGCAGCTGCTGGAAAGAGTGCTTCGGGCAAACTCAATCCCCTATCGAATCGGGCTGGAACTTGGCAATCCGGAAGCGATCAAAAGAAGTATTAAGACAGGAGAAGGCATTTCCATTTTGCCGCAAATGGCTGTGATGGAGGAAATTGAGCGAGGGGAGCTGAAAGCCTTACCCCTTGAACATGCAGAACTTCAACTCGAAATTCAGCTCGTTCTTCATCCAAAGAAGTGGGTGTCCAACGCACTGCACTATTTCATGGTAAGTTTGAAAAACTAAAGCACCGAAGGTGTTAGATGATTAGGTAATAAATTTGTACACATAAGGAGATAAAACTATGGCAGAAAACAAATTATTAAGAATGGACAATGTTGGCATCGTTGTAGAATCCCTTGATGACTCGATCTCTTTCTTTGAGGAGATTGGCTTGAAGCTCGAAGGGCGAGCTACTGTCGAAGGTGAATGGGCTGGTCGCGTAACCGGGCTGGGTTCACAGTGTGTAGAGATTGCTATGATGGTTACCCCCGATGGCCACAGCCGACTTGAACTTTCACGATTTCTCACCCCACCTACTATATCTGATCATCGAACCGCTCCTGTCAATGCCCTCGGTTATCTACGCGTCATGTTCACCGTTGAAGACATTGACGAATTGGTATCCAGACTCGCGAAGCATGGCGCTCAGCTCGTTGGCGAAGTGGTTCAGTACGAGAACTCGTATCGGCTCTGCTACATTCGTGGAAATGAAGGACATCTAATCGGTTTAGCGGAACAACTCGGTAAAAATAAGTGATGTTTAAAAGAAGAGTTAACTGAAATATACATTGCTAGAGGCGACCCTCGGACCCGGAAACAAGGGGGGGGATCTTTATTTGAATTTAGCCATAAGGCACTATAACAAGCTGTTAAAAAAAAAGTGGGTATCACGAAAGGCTTAGGCTTCTTCTCCAGAAGCCTAAGCCTTTTGTTTGTAATGCTCAAAATTAAATGCTTCATTCATCGTTCCTGACACTGTTGTAACAAAATCATTTATAGGTGCACAATAAGACTTCTATTCTGTTCGAATAGAAGTCCTGGATTTTCCTCAGAAGTAGAAATTCTCCTTACTTTGAACCGTTCACCGTACCGGAAAGAACCTGACTGATTTTGCTTACAGCTTGACCCAGGCCACCAGCCCATCGGGTTGATCCGGGTTAATACCTTGGCGTTCGGCATTGGCCAAAGCAGCGATTTGCGAGATGAAAATGAAAGGGATACCTCGCACCGCAGTATTAAGTGGATGAGTAGTTGTGATCTCAAGGTCGATGAATTCCTGCGGGATGCCCGTCGCCCGATCGGAAAACGTAATAATGGTGGCTCCTCGCTCCTTAATATCTCTCAACAGATTGCGCTGATGCTCAATACCGCTGTCCGACAAGGCAGCGATCACTAAA from Paenibacillus sp. JNUCC-31 includes:
- a CDS encoding arginase family protein, whose amino-acid sequence is MNQKTIRLVMPQWQGGNNPNYSFGAELLAWLAPDNDQPLIQVPVQAYDGTPLENENGINGRKQLIEQLEAAEHIIQAHKPDRIVMFGGDCLVEQAPFAYLNERYNGELGLIWIDAHSDLVGYTGYDNGHTLPLGNLLGEGDREFAKHVKIPLKPENVFIAGLATPTEQESEVISEAFQRLGITTAESDTEMIQRLGIRTAGTEELANSTESIKEWIKESGIKQLAIHLDLDVLDPKAFRSLLFANPEEPYLFSPAGTMRFPQLLHLIKELSDQADVVGLGITEHMPWDAMNLKNLLKEIPILNH
- a CDS encoding LysR family transcriptional regulator, coding for MIVVINIFDEVSKLDLIYLQTFREVALRESFTRAAEVLGYAQSSVTTQIQKLEKAYEVKLFERYSNNKIRLTSAGEELFKLAGQMLELYEQSKEKMAKQGGGSLTIGTMDSIASYFLPPYMQATRKEYPDLNIRLHTNREGLILHQVREGEADIGLILADDSSDPALQWITIRKEPLLLIVHPHHPLIGKEQVVLNDLMDMEWIMPEDTCNYRQLLERVLRANSIPYRIGLELGNPEAIKRSIKTGEGISILPQMAVMEEIERGELKALPLEHAELQLEIQLVLHPKKWVSNALHYFMVSLKN
- a CDS encoding VOC family protein, with the translated sequence MAENKLLRMDNVGIVVESLDDSISFFEEIGLKLEGRATVEGEWAGRVTGLGSQCVEIAMMVTPDGHSRLELSRFLTPPTISDHRTAPVNALGYLRVMFTVEDIDELVSRLAKHGAQLVGEVVQYENSYRLCYIRGNEGHLIGLAEQLGKNK
- the dapA gene encoding 4-hydroxy-tetrahydrodipicolinate synthase, with the translated sequence MMKEQQIHGIYIPVIAPFSNDNKLDIESYRKYITHLANHDIQGLVVNGTTGESPTVSWDEVKQMVQATKEILIRLNKTIPVVVGTGTNDTYSTIKRTEMAAELGADAALVVTPYYNRPTQEGILAHFSSVSRTGLPIMVYEIPARTGSRMTLDTVRKVMDLDGVIGLKDSSGGLDLLLALSQYEMKPVLSGEDAYFHAMLCQGAAGGMLASASIHTQRYVEVYQRFASGDINGSRNSFKQLEPLIHQVFTEPAPALIKWWLAQQQLISSSQLRLPLTAATENAKQRLADTLMNIVVPS